In the Aromatoleum bremense genome, one interval contains:
- a CDS encoding thioredoxin family protein, producing the protein MVAMTTPLCNFGWSAPDFDLPGVDGKRHTPASARGPNGLLVMFICNHCPYVKAITDKLIRDTRELAEHGIGSIAIMANDPADYPEDSWDNMVRIARDLDFPFPYVLDATQAVAKAYGAVCTPDFFGFNSRLELQYRGRLDASGRSPTPAGTRRELFDAMLQVARSGEGPREQTPSIGCSIKWREA; encoded by the coding sequence ATGGTCGCAATGACAACTCCGCTGTGCAATTTCGGCTGGTCGGCGCCCGATTTCGACCTGCCGGGCGTCGACGGCAAGCGTCATACGCCTGCTTCGGCACGCGGGCCCAACGGCCTGCTGGTGATGTTCATCTGCAATCATTGCCCGTACGTGAAGGCCATCACCGACAAGCTCATCCGCGACACGCGCGAGCTGGCGGAGCACGGCATCGGCAGCATCGCGATCATGGCGAACGATCCTGCCGACTATCCTGAAGACTCGTGGGACAACATGGTGCGCATCGCCCGCGACCTCGACTTTCCGTTTCCGTACGTGCTCGACGCGACGCAGGCGGTCGCGAAAGCGTACGGCGCGGTGTGCACGCCGGATTTCTTCGGCTTCAACAGCCGGCTCGAGCTGCAATACCGCGGCCGTCTCGACGCATCGGGCCGCAGCCCGACGCCTGCCGGGACGCGCCGCGAGCTGTTCGACGCGATGCTGCAGGTCGCGCGCTCCGGCGAAGGGCCGCGCGAGCAGACCCCGAGCATCGGCTGCTCGATCAAATGGCGGGAGGCGTGA
- a CDS encoding 16S rRNA (uracil(1498)-N(3))-methyltransferase yields MISRFFFPCPLPDSGEIELPDALAHHALRVLRLRDGDPLVLFDGRGGELAARLQVRGRDALAVRGEYHVLERESPLSLVLVQALASGEKMDWIVQKAVELGVSALVPLQAERSVLKLSGDRAHKRVAHWRQVAISACEQSGRNRVPEIEPITGLREYLASAAAGSRLVLTPVDGRRLASLGRPDAALHLLVGPEGGWSDEELAMCRAAGCVPVGLGPRVLRTETAGLAAVAALQALWGDF; encoded by the coding sequence ATGATTTCTCGCTTCTTTTTTCCTTGCCCGTTGCCCGATTCGGGCGAGATCGAACTGCCGGACGCGCTCGCGCACCACGCCTTGCGCGTGTTGCGCCTGCGCGACGGCGACCCGCTGGTGCTGTTCGACGGACGCGGTGGAGAGCTGGCTGCACGGCTGCAAGTGCGCGGCCGGGACGCTCTCGCGGTACGCGGCGAATACCACGTGCTGGAACGCGAATCTCCGCTGTCCCTGGTGCTGGTGCAGGCGCTCGCGAGCGGCGAGAAGATGGACTGGATCGTGCAAAAGGCCGTCGAGCTGGGCGTGTCGGCGCTCGTCCCGCTGCAGGCCGAGCGTTCCGTGCTGAAGCTGTCGGGCGACCGTGCGCACAAGCGTGTCGCGCACTGGCGCCAGGTGGCGATCTCCGCGTGCGAGCAGAGCGGGCGCAATCGCGTGCCGGAGATCGAGCCGATCACCGGGCTGCGCGAGTATCTTGCCAGCGCCGCAGCGGGATCGAGGCTGGTATTGACGCCGGTCGATGGCCGTCGGCTGGCGTCGCTCGGCCGCCCCGATGCGGCGCTGCACCTGCTCGTCGGCCCCGAAGGCGGCTGGTCGGACGAGGAGCTTGCGATGTGCCGGGCCGCGGGGTGTGTGCCGGTCGGGCTCGGGCCGCGGGTGCTGCGCACCGAGACGGCCGGACTCGCTGCGGTGGCCGCGCTGCAGGCGCTGTGGGGCGATTTCTGA